The genomic window CAGCGCTATCTTCCTGTGGAAGGTTCCAGATTGCCGGCCATCATCGATAAAGAAGCTCCGAAGGACATGTCCGAGCGTGAGATCCTGTACAAGGTCCTTTTCGATATGCGTAACGACATGAATCAACTCAAAGCCTTAGTAGGTGATATGATGACGCGTAATTCGTCCATCGATATCTCTGCCGAGAATGAAGCTTTTGTCAAGCAAATCACCAATGAGGATAGCGCGGAAGTACCGAGTCATGAGATTGTCAAACGCAGCGATCCTGTCTACCCTTATGAGATAGTCACGCAAGATGATTCTGGCAGCTCCTTCGAGGAACATGAAGAGGTGGAAGAATCCCTATCTCTGGTGGACCATGAGAAAGAACTGATCATAAAAGCCTTGAAGAAACATGGCAACCGCAGAAAGAAGGCGGCTGAAGAACTAGGGATCAGTGAACGTACGTTGTATCGGAAGATCAAAGAATACGACATCGTATGAGAATCGGTCTCCTACTACTTGCTTGCCTATTCCTCATTCCTTCATGCAAGGTCAGGTATAGTTTCAGCGGTGGCTCTGTGCCTGCGGAGGCCGACACTTTTTCTGTATCCTATTTCCTGGTACGTGCACCACTGGCCGACCCGAATTACGGTCAACAGGTGACCGAAGGACTTAAGGACCTGCTACTGGATCAAAGTCCATTGAATCTGGCAGATGAGGATGGTGATATACACTATGAAGGAGAAGTCACTCGCTATGAGATCAACCCAGTAGCGGCCTCTGGAGATGAAGTTTCTACCAGGAATAGATTGACTATCGAGCTCAAGGTCAGGTACTTCAACAAGATAGAACCTGATAAAGACAAGCAGCTGACGCTCAGGCAGTTCGAGGACTTCGATGCGGAAGATGAGTTTGCTGATATCGAAGAGACACTATTAGAAGAGATCAATACCAAGATTCTTCAGGATATTTACGATCAAACACTGGGAGATTGGTAAATAGACCGGACATAGCCGAAGTGATGGGCGTCAATGCAAAGGACCTCCATA from Flavobacteriales bacterium includes these protein-coding regions:
- a CDS encoding LptE family protein, which encodes MRIGLLLLACLFLIPSCKVRYSFSGGSVPAEADTFSVSYFLVRAPLADPNYGQQVTEGLKDLLLDQSPLNLADEDGDIHYEGEVTRYEINPVAASGDEVSTRNRLTIELKVRYFNKIEPDKDKQLTLRQFEDFDAEDEFADIEETLLEEINTKILQDIYDQTLGDW